gagTAGTTACATAGACagtcaattagttagttagtaagttagttagttagttagttagttagttagttatttagttagccagttagttagttagttagttagttagttagttagttagttagttagttagttagttagttagttagttagtaagttagttagttagttagttagttagttagttagttagttagtcagttagttagttagttagttagttagttagttagttagttagttagttagttagttatttagttagcaaattagttagttacttagtatgttagttagttggttagttagttcattagttagtaagctagttagttagatagttggttagttatttagttagttagtaagttagtcagtcagtcagtcagtcagtaagttagttagttagttatttagttagcaagttacttagttagttagttagttagttagttaacaagttaattagttacttagtatgttagttagctagttagttggttagttagttcgtttaagtgattttcggacgCGGACCTTATGTGGGAGCATAATAAACTGATCCGGGAAAATTTTGATAGAACGGTTTACATGTACACAAAAGATATTAAAGTCGAATTTAATCCTAATAacttaataattcaatgaaatatttgcgtttaagtttttttcagaaaaatattgCTTCAAAAAAAGAAACCTAATATTTTCGAGATATTCTGAAATTTTAGCTCAAAAATTTTTTACGTCGTAAACCGATATTGCTGTTTTTCAATaggacaacaacaaatattttcgaaaaatttggtTGATGATATCTTTTGCGAAGTTTTAACATTGTATTTCACAAGGaatagagtattcaattattcgggatttgtcttattcggtttattcgacatataattatttgaggttttaagtTGGCcagttaataatcggataatttaaaattatgcgGTTAATCGAATGAAAGGAAAGTGGatgttttttgataatattatttcttttctacaatatGTTTCAGACGTAATTCAGACGTTCCAATGAACTAGTGTATAACTATgtattattcggtttattcgttatttgaaatttggcaattttcatttattcgagcgattaatcgccaaaaattgatcgattaaccgatcgacgattaatcgattaaataTCCTAACAAGGACCTagaatatataaactttgttGGATCTAAGATGAaaatttcttggtgttacacaggGAACGACAAACTTGTATCTATCGGTAATCAAAGAGTATATAAAAAGCTTCTTTCAAAACTGTTGTTATTACTAAGGTTTTGACAACTGCCTTACATAGATTGTTCACAGATTCGCAACTAAGAAAAGCTCATGCAAGAAAAAAGCTTaacaaaattcttatatttGTATTAGTTGTTTACTACTACAGATATTAACAGTTGATCCTTGACAGCAGAGTttccattctagttcagtttcatgTTTTAAACATCTTAAACACAATGAGAGGGAACATAACTGTCAAAAACCTCTGACATTAATGCATTTCTTTTGATTATGTCCTTAAGTCTATAACCAcactttttgttttgctttaccATGTACATATTAATTTGACACAAAACATAGGATTTATAAAAGTTCAATTTCTTTCGTGTAAACTTGTCTATTTAACAtacaatacttaaaaaaattatccttAAGGACTTCGAATAAGCACTTTATGCAGACACTTGACATTTGAACAGTTGTATGTTTAGCGCATGCGCTTTTCTTAACGTCAGACTGTTTAACTAAAAGGACAataattaaagcttttataaaagcttaaaacatagagcttttatcaaaataaagctTTTCGTTTGACAAGGCCTGCGCTTTAATAACTCCACCACAATCCAAAACGGAAAGAGACAAACTGACTTTATGTTACAACCAGGTAAAAGATGTCAACTCTATTAACAACTAAATACATTCCAAAACTTCGCACATATCGTCTCCCCCCACATAGAGAAGTCGATTTTTCGCATTAGAgttacaattataaaataaaaactaacgaAAAGAAAAGTAttacaatttccaaaaaaaaatattttataaaaatatttaacaaaacaacaacaacaaaagcaagtgttaaatgtgtaataaagcaataataaaataaaacaaataccaGCAAAATGAGTTAAGAAATTTAGAaagttaaaaaaggaaaaaaaggaaatcagatgaagaaaaaacaatagGTACATAGCGGAATAATACATTAGAGAGAGAGGTGAAGAGTGGGGTACCAACACTATACAGCGAAAGTAACTCTCGTCGTTTATTTTAAACTCCCCCACTCCAAACAACATCATTGCCACTattatcttcatcatcatcaccaacgACATCACTATTGCCAGCAGCgacgacaaaaacaacaataacagcaaataACTAAAGTAAAcgacaaaaattttatagtcaattaatcaaaaaaaaaaaagaaaaaaaaacatatagagAGAGAAaaggaagaaaagaaaaacttaaaaatttattttcataaaatgattCAACGAAGTTTACGTccttagttttaaaaaaaactttaaagccgTTTAAAGATAGAGAAAATCGCAATGCAACGTTTAACTCCCGCTGCAGAGACGGGTGTTTGGAAAACTCCAACAATCCTTTAGTCCTCTTAACCAAACGAAATCCATACCATACCAAactaaaccaacaaacaaacttaCGAATACTCTACctaccaataacaacaacaacaaaatatacacaGAAATACTTGTTCGTTCGCTCGTACATACACAAAAGcaatttttgcaaaagaaatcGTTTTCAatccaaaattttacttttggaTTAGAAACTAAtgaaatcatcatcatcatcatcattgatAACATCACAActactattgttgttgtatcCAATGGCGTTAAGACGATACATCATCTGTTTAACACTGCTGACTTGGTTGTCGCTTTTAACAAGTAAGTATATCACTCGAGATCGTATAGAGGAATGAggaacttatatatttttttcatttttccacAGTTACCCAGTCAGTTCGAATAACAAACCTTAAGGTGCCTCATATCTACACACTGGAACGTCATACGGAACCAGAACCACTGGTGCTAGACTGTGAATATGAACTGGGACCTAGAGAGAAAGGTTTTGTTCTTAAATGGCTGTTTAACAATCATTCAATATACCAATGGATACCTTCGGTCAAAGGATTTGCAATGGTAAGTGAGTTTGTAATAACAACAGATATTGTCTGAAGACCACAGATATCTTTAGGGTCATGCtttcaaaatttgttatcaACAAAATTTGTCCGTTAATATCCAAGATATTATCAAAATTCCAAAAACACTTTCTCTTTCAATAATTTCGAATGGTATATATCAGAAGAAAACCTTTTTCTAGACCCTACGTTCAAATTCATTTCAGTCATTTGATCCattttctattgactttagtattgcaatattgtttttaactcttttttttaatttttcagggtattatgaaatcaaaaataaacactgaaatttttactttggaaGGCAGTCCGGGTGTAATTTCAATACGTCGACCCGATTGGAATATGACCGGTGAATATACATGTTTTGTACAAACATTCGAATCGACTGATAAACGAAGTAGTCGTCTACAAATAAttggtaaaaaaatttttcgaattaatgttgaatttaaagtagtttttatgcaaaaaaaattgttctccTTTTGCAGTTCCTGAATCGGATTTTTTGCTTGAAACCAAAATGGATGGATCACGAGAGAATGTTGAAGTAATGTGTGCCGTTCAAAATGTATTTCCCCAGCCTGTGCTATCAGTTATGTAAGTAGAATAAAAATAATCGTCTTCATCAATTATACAAACCAAATTTAGGATTTTACTTGATCGATATAATCCAAAAGAGTGTGAcagaagttttcttaatgttttcGTTTAATCGGTACAGTTAAGTTCTTTAAGGGGTTTAAAGGTTTTTGAAACATTGGTTTAAGGTCCACAAAAGTATatgtattctaaaatatttttaggttcaAACTTGATAAGCAACTCTGATCTACAATTTTAGTTTCCCTCAAGACCCTGTTACCTTTGTTTCACAAAGGTAACTCATCCTCTTAGAgttattgcaatttatttatatagatatgTTACCAGTACCTCAAACCCTCCGGTACTTTTAGCCTAATCTATCGTTTGACATGGGAACCAGTTGCCTGCACAAAATTGTTTCGAGTATTGCCTTGTTTCCATTATTCTAAAGGCACCCTCGGAGTTCCATGTTGTGGTTCTGATTGAACCCAA
The window above is part of the Lucilia cuprina isolate Lc7/37 chromosome 6, ASM2204524v1, whole genome shotgun sequence genome. Proteins encoded here:
- the LOC111678545 gene encoding uncharacterized protein LOC111678545 isoform X3, encoding MKSSSSSSLITSQLLLLLYPMALRRYIICLTLLTWLSLLTITQSVRITNLKVPHIYTLERHTEPEPLVLDCEYELGPREKGFVLKWLFNNHSIYQWIPSVKGFAMGIMKSKINTEIFTLEGSPGVISIRRPDWNMTGEYTCFVQTFESTDKRSSRLQIIVPESDFLLETKMDGSRENVEVMCAVQNVFPQPVLSVIRFDTKILDSVLTQMDQNASGLYSMTVRTRIPRDKLESPTPITCAFYLLGTNYTKRRETIFYGK
- the LOC111678545 gene encoding uncharacterized protein LOC111678545 isoform X1, with amino-acid sequence MKSSSSSSLITSQLLLLLYPMALRRYIICLTLLTWLSLLTITQSVRITNLKVPHIYTLERHTEPEPLVLDCEYELGPREKGFVLKWLFNNHSIYQWIPSVKGFAMGIMKSKINTEIFTLEGSPGVISIRRPDWNMTGEYTCFVQTFESTDKRSSRLQIIVPESDFLLETKMDGSRENVEVMCAVQNVFPQPVLSVIRFDTKILDSVLTQMDQNASGLYSMTVRTRIPRDKLESPTPITCAFYLLGTNYTKRRETIFYDKATNIQRKWTTVAVVMSIASLALSS
- the LOC111678545 gene encoding uncharacterized protein LOC111678545 isoform X2 codes for the protein MKSSSSSSLITSQLLLLLYPMALRRYIICLTLLTWLSLLTITQSVRITNLKVPHIYTLERHTEPEPLVLDCEYELGPREKGFVLKWLFNNHSIYQWIPSVKGFAMGIMKSKINTEIFTLEGSPGVISIRRPDWNMTGEYTCFVQTFESTDKRSSRLQIIVPESDFLLETKMDGSRENVEVMCAVQNVFPQPVLSVIFDTKILDSVLTQMDQNASGLYSMTVRTRIPRDKLESPTPITCAFYLLGTNYTKRRETIFYDKATNIQRKWTTVAVVMSIASLALSS